One Betta splendens chromosome 8, fBetSpl5.4, whole genome shotgun sequence DNA segment encodes these proteins:
- the mapk8ip3 gene encoding C-Jun-amino-terminal kinase-interacting protein 3 isoform X1 yields the protein MMELQIDEVVYQDDYGSGSVMSERVSGMANSIYREFERLIRSYDEEVVKELMPLVVNVLENLDAVLIENQEHEVELELLKEDNEQLITQYEREKALRKQAEEKFIEFEDALEAEKKELQMQVEFLELQGKQQELKAKNYSDQITRLEERESDMKKEYNALHQRHLELVQRNVGLLERTKLQQSGSQSDAYGRTPHNTWRKSNKAERPPSLSLFPSAEGMVRGGLGGARTLPGKDIWQVSEPGRSTCSSAFQEDGSESDSVAATPSSAGSKSNTPTSSVPSATVTPINEGFLQHADFDAVRSGNRRKSAKRLSRNMEVQVSQETRNVSIGMGSSDEWSEFQEIIDSTPELDMCVDPRVYGGGNSPSQGIVNEAFGINTDSLYHEIKDAKSDIIGDVDAGAELLGEFSVRDDFFGMGKEVENLLTENKQLLETKNALNIVKNDLIAKVDELSGVQEVLREELETVRQSKNKLDARVKELEEELKRLRAEALGASRDSKDEGGDDFSSPMQDGDMTMTQRRRFTRVEMARVLMERNQYKERLMELQEAVRWTEMIRASRESPPIQEKKKSTIWQFFARLFSSSSSPPPVKRPYYSVNIHYKSPSPAGLSQRRSHTMCQISTSNRTLEFFPEELASNGVASLLSDSALLARREQRREQYRQVREHMRRDDGIMQACGWSVPSRFKQNPGQTDSAQNSPLKRQQTTNEKEDNRMKNVPVPVYCRPLVEKDPNRKLWCAAGVDLTGWRTGGQEAVPSKPGSGSGDPLQAEEAGGDKKSSSPEKRKSKELQETDAMSSRVWILTSTHSASKVVIIDANQPGSLVDQFNVCNAHVLCISSVPAASESDYPAGEIVLDPGDGGAGGGDDGGGVEGMLAGITLVGCATNCSVARSNCSSRTDTPIMDKGQAPTAPPMNGKIHPAQSAEEATEATEVPESTTSHTGMGSGPPGPFTEHVFTDPQPRPADASERSTGQSKEETCQPTETEDGGEEARSYTSVAPTMWLGAQNGWLYVHSAVGNWKKCLHSIKLKDSVLSLVHVKGRVLVALADGTLAIFHRSEDGQWDLSNYHLMDLGRPHHSIRCMAVVHDKVWCGYKNKIHVIQPKSMQIEKSFDAHPRRESQVRQLAWIGDGVWVSIRLDSTLRLYHAHTHQHLQDVDIEPYVSKMLGTGKLGFSFVRITALLIGGNRLWVGTGNGVIISIPLTETVVLHRGQLLGLRANKVSPTSSGGVIHVYGDDGSEKSSGSFIPYCSMAQAQLCFHGHRDAVKFFVSVPGNVLATLNGSVLDSPSEGQGSTAPPETETQSVQNVLVLSGGEGYIDFRIGDGEDDETEEGENGAASQMKPALSKAERSHIIVWQVSYVPE from the exons ATGATGGAGCTGCAGATAGACGAGGTGGTGTACCAGGACGACTACGGCTCCGGCTCCGTCATGTCCGAGCGCGTGTCCGGCATGGCCAACAGCATCTACCGGGAGTTCGAGCGGCTGATCCGGAGCTACGACGAGGAGGTGGTGAAGGAGCTGATGCCGCTGGTGGTGAACGTGCTGGAGAACCTGGACGCGGTGCTGATCGAGAACCAGGAGCacgaggtggagctggagctgctgaaggaggacaACGAGCAGCTCATCACCCAGTACGAGCGCGAGAAGGCGCTGCGCAAGCAGGCGGAGGAG AAATTCATCGAGTTTGAAGATGCGCTggaagcagagaagaaggagctgcagatgcaggtggagttcctggagctgcaggggaAACAGCAGGAGCTCAAGGCCAAGAACTACTCTGACCAGA TCACTCGTCTGGAGGAACGAGAGTCGGACATGAAGAAGGAGTACAACGCTCTGCACCAGCGCCACCTGGAG CTGGTTCAGAGGAACGTGGGCCTCCTGGAGCGGACCAAGCTGCAGCAGTCGGGGAGTCAGTCCGACGCCTACGGACGCAC GCCACACAACACATGGAGGAAAAG CAACAAAGCGGAGCGGCCGCCGTCGCTGAGCCTGTTCCCCAGCGCCGAGGGCATGGTACGTGGGGGTCTGGGGGGGGCTAGAACCCTGCCCGGGAAAGACATCTGGCAGGTCAGCGAGCCGGGCCggtccacctgcagctctgcctttcAG GAGGACGGGTCGGAGTCGGACTCGGTGGCCGCCACCCCCAGCAGCGCCGGCAGCAAGTCCAACACCCCCACGTCCTCCGTGCCCTCCGCCACCGTCACCCCCATCAACGAGGGCTTCCTGCAGCACGCCGACTTCGACGCCGTGCGGAGCGGCAACCGCAGGAAGAGCGCCAAGCGTCTGAGCCGGAACATGGAGGTGCAGGTCTCCCAGGAGACCCGGAACGTCAGCATCG GGATGGGAAGCAGCGACGAGTGGTCCGAGTTCCAGGAGATCATTGATTCGACGCCCGAGCTGGACATGTGCGTGGATCCTCGCGTGTACGGAGGAGGGAACAG cCCCTCTCAGGGAATAGTGAACGAGGCCTTCGGCATCAACACCGACTCCCTCTACCACGAGATCAAGGACGCCAAGTCGGACATCATCGGCGACGTGGACGCCGGCGCCGAGCTGCTGG GCGAGTTCTCAG TCCGTGATGATTTCTTCG GGATGGGAAAGGAGGTGGAGAACCTGCTGACGGAGAACAAACAGCTCCTTGAGACCAA AAACGCCCTGAACATTGTGAAGAATGACCTCATAGCCAAAGTGGACGAGCTGTCGggggtgcaggaggtgctgagggaggagctggagacggTGCGACAGTCCAAGAACAAGCTGGACGCCCGGGTCAaggagctggaagaggagctgaagag GTTGAGAGCTGAAGCCCTCGGTGCGTCCCGAGACTCCAAGGACGAAGGAGGGGACGAT TTCTCGTCACCCATGCAGGACGGCGACATGACGATGACGCAGCGACGGCGGTTCACACGGGTGGAGATGGCCCGAGTTCTGATGGAGCGGAACCAGTACAAGGAGaggctgatggagctgcaggaggccgtgcGGTGGACGGAAATGATCAG GGCGTCCCGGGAGAGTCCTCCGAtccaggagaagaagaagtccaCCATCTGGCAGTT CTTTGCCCGTCTCTTCAGCTCATCCTCCAGCCCTCCGCCCGTCAAGCGGCCATACTACAGCGTCAACATCCACTACAAGTCCCCCTCGCCGGCCGGGTTGTCTCAGCGGCGCAGCCACACCATGTGTCAGATCTCCACCTCCAACCGCACCCTGGAGTTCTTCCCTGAAGA ACTGGCCAGTAACGGTGTTGCGTCTCTTCTCAGTGACTCTGCGCTGTTGGCCCGCAGAGAGCAGCGGCGCGAGCAGTACCGGCAGGTCCGCGAGCACATGCGCCGCGACGACGGCATCATGCAGGCGTGCGGCTGGAGCGTCCCGTCTCGCTTCAAGCAG AATCCTGGTCAGACGGACAGCGCTCAGAACAGCCCGCTGAAGAGACAACAG ACCACCAACGAAAAGGAGGACAACCGCATGAAGAACGTTCCTGTGCCAGTTTACTGCCGTCCTCTGGTCGAGAAGGACCCCAACAGGAAG TTGTGGTGTGCTGCAGGCGTGGATCTGACCGGATGGAGGACCGGCGGCCAGGAGGCGGTTCCATCCAAACCCGGGTCCGGCAGCGGTGACCCCCTGCAGGCCGAGGAGGCCGGAGGCGACAAGAAGAGCAGCTCCCCAGAGAAGAGGAAG TccaaggagctgcaggaaaccgACGCCATGAGCAGTCGAGTGTGGATTCTCACCAGCACCCACTCTGCCAGCAAGGTGGTCATCATCGACGCCAACCAGCCGGGCTCGCTGGTCGACCAGTTCAACGTCTGCAACGCCCACGTGCTGTGCATCTCAAGCGTTCCAG CTGCCAGCGAGAGCGACTACCCCGCCGGCGAGATCGTGCTGGATCCcggagacggcggcgccggAGGGGGCGACGATGGCGGTGGCGTGGAGGGGATGCTGGCTGGCATCACGCTGGTCGGCTGCGCCACCAACTGCAGCGTCGCCCGCAGCAACTGCTCGTCGCGCACCGACACTCCCATCATGGACAAGGGACAAG CCCCCACTGCTCCCCCCATGAACGGGAAGATTCACCCCGCCCAGTCGGCCGAGGAGGCCACAGAGGCCACCGAGGTTCCAGAGTCAACAACCAGCCACACGGGAATGGGATCTGGACCTCCAGGACCGTTCACCGAGCACGTCTTCACCGATCCTCAGCCTCGTCCGGCCGACGCCTCCGAGCG GAGCACGGGTCAGTCCAAAGAGGAGACGTGTCAGCCGACGGAGACGGAGGACGGAGGCGAAGAGGCCAGGAGCTACACCAGCGTGGCCCCCACCATGTGGCTGGGAGCCCAGAATGGCTG GCTCTACGTCCATTCCGCTGTTGGAAACTGGAAGAAGTGTCTCCACTCCATCAAACTTAAAGACTCAGTGCTCAGCCTGGT GCACGTGAAGGGTCGTGTGCTGGTGGCTCTCGCTGATGGGACCCTCGCCATTTTCCACAGATCAGAGG ATGGCCAGTGGGATCTGTCCAACTACCACCTCATGGACCTGGGCCGTCCTCACCACTCCATCCGCTGCATGGCTGTGGTCCACGATAAGGTTTGGTGCGGCTACAAGAACAAAATCCACGTCATCCAGCCCAAGAGCATGCAAATCGAG AAGTCCTTCGACGCCCACCCGCGCAGGGAGAGCCAGGTGCGGCAGCTCGCCTGGATCGGCGACGGCGTGTGGGTGTCGATCCGTTTGGACTCCACCCTGCGCCTCtaccacgcacacacgcaccagcaCCTCCAGGACGTGGACATCGAGCCGTACGTCAGCAAGATGCTGG GTACCGGAAAGTTGGGCTTCTCCTTCGTCCGCATAACGGCGCTCCTGATCGGCGGAAACCGTCTGTGGGTCGGAACTGGAAACGGCGTGATCATCTCCATCCCGCTGACAGAGA CCGTGGTCCTTCACCGGGGACAGCTCCTGGGTCTGAGGG CCAATAAGGTTTCTCCGACGTCGTCCGGAGGAGTGATCCATGTGTACGGTGACGACGGCTCCGAAAagagcagcggcagcttcaTCCCCTACTGCTCCATGGCTCAAGCCCAGCTCTGTTTCCATGGACACCGTGATGCTGTCAAGTTCTTTGTCTCTGTTCCCG GAAACGTCCTGGCGACGCTCAATGGCAGTGTGCTAGACAGTCCCTCAGAGGGGCAGGGATCCACGGCGCCGCCCGAGACCGAGACCCAGAGTGTTCAAAACGTGTTGGTgctgagcggaggagagggatACATCGACTTCCGCATAG GGGACGGTGAGGACGATGAgacggaggagggagagaacggTGCAGCTTCGCAGATGAAACCTGCTTTGAGCAAAGCTGAGCGGAGCCACATCATCGTCTGGCAGGTGTCCTATGTGCCTGAGTGA
- the mapk8ip3 gene encoding C-Jun-amino-terminal kinase-interacting protein 3 isoform X10 — protein MMELQIDEVVYQDDYGSGSVMSERVSGMANSIYREFERLIRSYDEEVVKELMPLVVNVLENLDAVLIENQEHEVELELLKEDNEQLITQYEREKALRKQAEEKFIEFEDALEAEKKELQMQVEFLELQGKQQELKAKNYSDQITRLEERESDMKKEYNALHQRHLELVQRNVGLLERTKLQQSGSQSDAYGRTPHNTWRKSNKAERPPSLSLFPSAEGMVRGGLGGARTLPGKDIWQVSEPGRSTCSSAFQEDGSESDSVAATPSSAGSKSNTPTSSVPSATVTPINEGFLQHADFDAVRSGNRRKSAKRLSRNMEVQVSQETRNVSIGMGSSDEWSEFQEIIDSTPELDMCVDPRVYGGGNSPSQGIVNEAFGINTDSLYHEIKDAKSDIIGDVDAGAELLGMGKEVENLLTENKQLLETKNALNIVKNDLIAKVDELSGVQEVLREELETVRQSKNKLDARVKELEEELKRLRAEALGASRDSKDEGGDDFSSPMQDGDMTMTQRRRFTRVEMARVLMERNQYKERLMELQEAVRWTEMIRASRESPPIQEKKKSTIWQFFARLFSSSSSPPPVKRPYYSVNIHYKSPSPAGLSQRRSHTMCQISTSNRTLEFFPEDDSALLARREQRREQYRQVREHMRRDDGIMQACGWSVPSRFKQNPGQTDSAQNSPLKRQQTTNEKEDNRMKNVPVPVYCRPLVEKDPNRKLWCAAGVDLTGWRTGGQEAVPSKPGSGSGDPLQAEEAGGDKKSSSPEKRKSKELQETDAMSSRVWILTSTHSASKVVIIDANQPGSLVDQFNVCNAHVLCISSVPAASESDYPAGEIVLDPGDGGAGGGDDGGGVEGMLAGITLVGCATNCSVARSNCSSRTDTPIMDKGQAPTAPPMNGKIHPAQSAEEATEATEVPESTTSHTGMGSGPPGPFTEHVFTDPQPRPADASERSTGQSKEETCQPTETEDGGEEARSYTSVAPTMWLGAQNGWLYVHSAVGNWKKCLHSIKLKDSVLSLVHVKGRVLVALADGTLAIFHRSEDGQWDLSNYHLMDLGRPHHSIRCMAVVHDKVWCGYKNKIHVIQPKSMQIEKSFDAHPRRESQVRQLAWIGDGVWVSIRLDSTLRLYHAHTHQHLQDVDIEPYVSKMLGTGKLGFSFVRITALLIGGNRLWVGTGNGVIISIPLTETNKVSPTSSGGVIHVYGDDGSEKSSGSFIPYCSMAQAQLCFHGHRDAVKFFVSVPGNVLATLNGSVLDSPSEGQGSTAPPETETQSVQNVLVLSGGEGYIDFRIGDGEDDETEEGENGAASQMKPALSKAERSHIIVWQVSYVPE, from the exons ATGATGGAGCTGCAGATAGACGAGGTGGTGTACCAGGACGACTACGGCTCCGGCTCCGTCATGTCCGAGCGCGTGTCCGGCATGGCCAACAGCATCTACCGGGAGTTCGAGCGGCTGATCCGGAGCTACGACGAGGAGGTGGTGAAGGAGCTGATGCCGCTGGTGGTGAACGTGCTGGAGAACCTGGACGCGGTGCTGATCGAGAACCAGGAGCacgaggtggagctggagctgctgaaggaggacaACGAGCAGCTCATCACCCAGTACGAGCGCGAGAAGGCGCTGCGCAAGCAGGCGGAGGAG AAATTCATCGAGTTTGAAGATGCGCTggaagcagagaagaaggagctgcagatgcaggtggagttcctggagctgcaggggaAACAGCAGGAGCTCAAGGCCAAGAACTACTCTGACCAGA TCACTCGTCTGGAGGAACGAGAGTCGGACATGAAGAAGGAGTACAACGCTCTGCACCAGCGCCACCTGGAG CTGGTTCAGAGGAACGTGGGCCTCCTGGAGCGGACCAAGCTGCAGCAGTCGGGGAGTCAGTCCGACGCCTACGGACGCAC GCCACACAACACATGGAGGAAAAG CAACAAAGCGGAGCGGCCGCCGTCGCTGAGCCTGTTCCCCAGCGCCGAGGGCATGGTACGTGGGGGTCTGGGGGGGGCTAGAACCCTGCCCGGGAAAGACATCTGGCAGGTCAGCGAGCCGGGCCggtccacctgcagctctgcctttcAG GAGGACGGGTCGGAGTCGGACTCGGTGGCCGCCACCCCCAGCAGCGCCGGCAGCAAGTCCAACACCCCCACGTCCTCCGTGCCCTCCGCCACCGTCACCCCCATCAACGAGGGCTTCCTGCAGCACGCCGACTTCGACGCCGTGCGGAGCGGCAACCGCAGGAAGAGCGCCAAGCGTCTGAGCCGGAACATGGAGGTGCAGGTCTCCCAGGAGACCCGGAACGTCAGCATCG GGATGGGAAGCAGCGACGAGTGGTCCGAGTTCCAGGAGATCATTGATTCGACGCCCGAGCTGGACATGTGCGTGGATCCTCGCGTGTACGGAGGAGGGAACAG cCCCTCTCAGGGAATAGTGAACGAGGCCTTCGGCATCAACACCGACTCCCTCTACCACGAGATCAAGGACGCCAAGTCGGACATCATCGGCGACGTGGACGCCGGCGCCGAGCTGCTGG GGATGGGAAAGGAGGTGGAGAACCTGCTGACGGAGAACAAACAGCTCCTTGAGACCAA AAACGCCCTGAACATTGTGAAGAATGACCTCATAGCCAAAGTGGACGAGCTGTCGggggtgcaggaggtgctgagggaggagctggagacggTGCGACAGTCCAAGAACAAGCTGGACGCCCGGGTCAaggagctggaagaggagctgaagag GTTGAGAGCTGAAGCCCTCGGTGCGTCCCGAGACTCCAAGGACGAAGGAGGGGACGAT TTCTCGTCACCCATGCAGGACGGCGACATGACGATGACGCAGCGACGGCGGTTCACACGGGTGGAGATGGCCCGAGTTCTGATGGAGCGGAACCAGTACAAGGAGaggctgatggagctgcaggaggccgtgcGGTGGACGGAAATGATCAG GGCGTCCCGGGAGAGTCCTCCGAtccaggagaagaagaagtccaCCATCTGGCAGTT CTTTGCCCGTCTCTTCAGCTCATCCTCCAGCCCTCCGCCCGTCAAGCGGCCATACTACAGCGTCAACATCCACTACAAGTCCCCCTCGCCGGCCGGGTTGTCTCAGCGGCGCAGCCACACCATGTGTCAGATCTCCACCTCCAACCGCACCCTGGAGTTCTTCCCTGAAGA TGACTCTGCGCTGTTGGCCCGCAGAGAGCAGCGGCGCGAGCAGTACCGGCAGGTCCGCGAGCACATGCGCCGCGACGACGGCATCATGCAGGCGTGCGGCTGGAGCGTCCCGTCTCGCTTCAAGCAG AATCCTGGTCAGACGGACAGCGCTCAGAACAGCCCGCTGAAGAGACAACAG ACCACCAACGAAAAGGAGGACAACCGCATGAAGAACGTTCCTGTGCCAGTTTACTGCCGTCCTCTGGTCGAGAAGGACCCCAACAGGAAG TTGTGGTGTGCTGCAGGCGTGGATCTGACCGGATGGAGGACCGGCGGCCAGGAGGCGGTTCCATCCAAACCCGGGTCCGGCAGCGGTGACCCCCTGCAGGCCGAGGAGGCCGGAGGCGACAAGAAGAGCAGCTCCCCAGAGAAGAGGAAG TccaaggagctgcaggaaaccgACGCCATGAGCAGTCGAGTGTGGATTCTCACCAGCACCCACTCTGCCAGCAAGGTGGTCATCATCGACGCCAACCAGCCGGGCTCGCTGGTCGACCAGTTCAACGTCTGCAACGCCCACGTGCTGTGCATCTCAAGCGTTCCAG CTGCCAGCGAGAGCGACTACCCCGCCGGCGAGATCGTGCTGGATCCcggagacggcggcgccggAGGGGGCGACGATGGCGGTGGCGTGGAGGGGATGCTGGCTGGCATCACGCTGGTCGGCTGCGCCACCAACTGCAGCGTCGCCCGCAGCAACTGCTCGTCGCGCACCGACACTCCCATCATGGACAAGGGACAAG CCCCCACTGCTCCCCCCATGAACGGGAAGATTCACCCCGCCCAGTCGGCCGAGGAGGCCACAGAGGCCACCGAGGTTCCAGAGTCAACAACCAGCCACACGGGAATGGGATCTGGACCTCCAGGACCGTTCACCGAGCACGTCTTCACCGATCCTCAGCCTCGTCCGGCCGACGCCTCCGAGCG GAGCACGGGTCAGTCCAAAGAGGAGACGTGTCAGCCGACGGAGACGGAGGACGGAGGCGAAGAGGCCAGGAGCTACACCAGCGTGGCCCCCACCATGTGGCTGGGAGCCCAGAATGGCTG GCTCTACGTCCATTCCGCTGTTGGAAACTGGAAGAAGTGTCTCCACTCCATCAAACTTAAAGACTCAGTGCTCAGCCTGGT GCACGTGAAGGGTCGTGTGCTGGTGGCTCTCGCTGATGGGACCCTCGCCATTTTCCACAGATCAGAGG ATGGCCAGTGGGATCTGTCCAACTACCACCTCATGGACCTGGGCCGTCCTCACCACTCCATCCGCTGCATGGCTGTGGTCCACGATAAGGTTTGGTGCGGCTACAAGAACAAAATCCACGTCATCCAGCCCAAGAGCATGCAAATCGAG AAGTCCTTCGACGCCCACCCGCGCAGGGAGAGCCAGGTGCGGCAGCTCGCCTGGATCGGCGACGGCGTGTGGGTGTCGATCCGTTTGGACTCCACCCTGCGCCTCtaccacgcacacacgcaccagcaCCTCCAGGACGTGGACATCGAGCCGTACGTCAGCAAGATGCTGG GTACCGGAAAGTTGGGCTTCTCCTTCGTCCGCATAACGGCGCTCCTGATCGGCGGAAACCGTCTGTGGGTCGGAACTGGAAACGGCGTGATCATCTCCATCCCGCTGACAGAGA CCAATAAGGTTTCTCCGACGTCGTCCGGAGGAGTGATCCATGTGTACGGTGACGACGGCTCCGAAAagagcagcggcagcttcaTCCCCTACTGCTCCATGGCTCAAGCCCAGCTCTGTTTCCATGGACACCGTGATGCTGTCAAGTTCTTTGTCTCTGTTCCCG GAAACGTCCTGGCGACGCTCAATGGCAGTGTGCTAGACAGTCCCTCAGAGGGGCAGGGATCCACGGCGCCGCCCGAGACCGAGACCCAGAGTGTTCAAAACGTGTTGGTgctgagcggaggagagggatACATCGACTTCCGCATAG GGGACGGTGAGGACGATGAgacggaggagggagagaacggTGCAGCTTCGCAGATGAAACCTGCTTTGAGCAAAGCTGAGCGGAGCCACATCATCGTCTGGCAGGTGTCCTATGTGCCTGAGTGA